The following are encoded together in the Vigna unguiculata cultivar IT97K-499-35 chromosome 2, ASM411807v1, whole genome shotgun sequence genome:
- the LOC114173205 gene encoding truncated transcription factor CAULIFLOWER A-like, which produces MGRGRVQLKRIENKINRQVTFSKRRGGLLKKAHEISVLCDAEVALIVFSHKGKLFEYATDSCMEKILERHERYAYAERQLVANDSETQGNWTIEYTRLKAKIDLLQRNYRHYMGEDLASMSLKELQSLEQQLDTSLKNIRNRRNDLMYESISELQKKEKRIQEQNSILAKKIKEKEQAVAQHAVQWEQPNYRVDTSFLPQQQPLPSLNIGGNNFNEDAAPELGRNGLDLTLEPLYSCHLGCF; this is translated from the exons ATGGGAAGGGGTAGGGTACAGCTCAAGCGGATAGAGAACAAGATCAATCGCCAGGTAACTTTCTCCAAAAGGAGAGGTGGCTTGCTCAAGAAAGCTCATGAGATCTCTGTTCTCTGTGATGCTGAGGTTGCTTTGATTGTCTTCTCTCACAAAGGAAAGCTCTTTGAGTATGCCACTGATTCATG CATGGAGAAGATACTGGAACGCCATGAAAGGTATGCCTATGCAGAGAGGCAGCTAGTGGCAAATGATTCTGAGACACAG GGAAACTGGACCATTGAATATACTAGACTCAAGGCAAAGATTGACCTTTTGCAGAGAAACTACAG GCACTATATGGGAGAAGATTTGGCTTCGATGAGCCTCAAAGAGCTTCAGAGTTTGGAGCAGCAGTTAGATACTTCTCTCAAAAACATCCGCAATAGGAGG AACGATCTCATGTACGAGTCTATTTCTGAGCTTCAGAAAAAG GAGAAAAGGATACAAGAGCAGAATAGCATCCTTGCAAAGAAG ATCAAGGAGAAAGAGCAAGCTGTAGCACAACATGCTGTACAATGGGAACAGCCAAACTACAGGGTTGACACATCTTTCTTACCACAGCAACAACCTCTTCCTAGCTTGAACATAGG TGGCAATAATTTCAATGAAGATGCTGCACCAGAACTAGGAAGGAATGGTCTTGACCTGACCCTGGAACCACTGTATTCTTGCCACCTTGGCTGCTTCTGA